From the Anaeromyxobacter dehalogenans 2CP-1 genome, the window GCGAGCCCAGCATCGCCCACCCGCTCCACCCCGGCGCCGTCCGGCGCCGCGCCCGGAGGGACGCCCGCGCCCAGCGGCTCCGTCAGCGCGCGCAGCCCGTCCTCCGCGAGCACCCGCTCGATGTCGAGGATGACGAGGAACTGGTCCTCGCGCCGGCCCATCCCGCGGATGAAGGCGGTGTCGACCCGCGCGCCCATGCGCGGCGGCGGCGCGATGGCGGCAGGATCGAGCTCGATCACCTCCTGGACCGAGTCGGCCAGGGCGCCGAGCACGAGGGGCTCGCCGTCGGCCGTGACCTCGGTGATGACGACGCAGGTGTCGATCGTCCGCTCCGTGGGGGAGAGGCCGAGCTTCAGGCGCAGGTCCACCACCGGGACGATGTCTCCCCGAAGGTTGATCATGCCGCGCAGGAAGTCGGGGGTGCGCGGCACCTTGTTCACCCCGGTGAACTCGAGCACCTCACGCACCCGCTCGATCTCGACGGCGTAGTGCTCGCCGTCGAGCGTGAAGGTCAGGTACTGCTGGCTTCGGGTCGAGGCCGACTCGTCCATGGCGTTCTCCGGTCGGGCGGGGCGCTCAGTAGGCCTGGTAGCCCGGCTCCGGCTCCGGGGCCTCGGCGAGCTCGATGCGGACGCCGGCCTCGGACGGCGCGGCGGCGGGCCGGGCCGGCTTCGGCGCCGGCTTCGGCGCCGGCGGCGTCGCCCTGGGCGCGGGCCGCGCCGGGGCGTTCGGAGCCTTCGAGGCCTTCGGGGCGTGCAGGGCCGGCGGGGCGGCCGGTCGCGCCGGCGGCGCCGCGCGCGCCGCGGCACGCCCGGCGCCGTCCGCTAGACGGAAGAACGCGATCAGCTCCTGCAGCTTCACCGCCTGGGCGGTCAGCTCCTCCGCGGTGGAGCTCATCTCCTCGGCGCCGGCCGCGTTCTGCTGGATCACCTGGTCGAGCTGCTGGATGGCCTTGGAGATCTGGGCGGCGCCGGTGTCCTGCTCGCGGCTCGCGGCGCTGATCTCCTGCACCAGCTCGGAGGTCTTCTGCGCCTCGGGCCGGATGCGCCCGAGCAGGTCCCCCGCCTTCTCCGCCACCGACACGCTGCTCGCCGAGAGCTCGCTGATCTCCCCGGCCGCCTTCTGGCTGCGCTCGGCGAGCTTGCGCACCTCGGAGGCGACCACCGCGAAGCCCTTGCCGTGCTCGCCCGCGCGCGCCGCCTCGATGGCGGCGTTCAGCGCGAGCAGGTTCGTCTGCCGGGCGATCTCGCCGATGATCGAGACCTTGCCCGCGATCTGCTTCATGGCCTCCACCGTGCGGGCCACCGCCTCGCCGCCCTCGGCCGCGACGCCGGCCGCCTTCGTCGCGAGCTGCTCGGTCTGCGAGGCGTTGTCCGCGTTCTGCCGGATGTTCGAGCCCATCTCCTCCATCGACGCGGAGATCTCCTCGATCGACGAGGCCTGCTCGGTGGCGCCCTGGCTGGTCTGCTCGGACGCGGCGCTGAGCTGCTCCGAGCCCGCCGCCACGCCGTCCGCGGCCACCTTCACGCCCTGCACGACCTCGGTGAGCCGGTGCACCATCTCGGAGAGCGCGCGGAGCAGCTCGTCCTTGTCCGAGCGCGCCTCGAGCCGGACCTGCAGGTTGCCGCCCGCGACCTCCTGCGCCGCCCGCGTGATGCCGCCGAGCGCGTGGTTCATCGCCGCGAACGCGCGGGCGAGGACGCCCACCTCGTCCTTGCGGTCCTCGCGGAGCTGGACGTCCAGATCGCCGATCGCCATCCGCTCCGCCGCGGTGACCATCGCCCCGATGGGCCGGCTGATGGTGCGCGCGACGAGGATCCCGAGGCCCACCGCGAGCAGCATGGCGGCCAGGGCGATCACCAGCATCAGCCGGTTGGCCCGCTCGGCCAGCGCGTCGTTCGCCTCGCTGGTCTGGCGCGCGACCTCGTCGTTCGAGTCCAGCATCGCCTGGAGCGCCGCGCGCTCGGCCTCGAACGCGGTCGCCAGCTCCCCGCGCAGCACCTCCTGCGCGCGCTGGTCCTCGCCCGCCCGGATGTGCGCCGCCACCCGGTCGCGGGCGGCCGAGTACGCGCGGTGCAGCCCCTCCAGCTCCGCGAACGCCTTGCGGTCCGCGTCGGTGGAGAACGTCTCCGGGTAGCGCTTCATGCGGTCCTGGAAGCGCGCCTCGTACGCCTCGAGCTTCGCGAGCGGCGCCTCGCGCGCCGAGCGGTTGGTCTCGCCCAGCGCGTCCTGGAGCTCGGACTTCTGGCCGCGGTAGCTCGCGACCATCTCCGCGAGGTACTTCAGCGACAGGGTGCACTTGTGGTAAAGGAAGGTGTCGGCCGCGTTCAGGGCGTTGAGCTGCCTGTACCCCACCCCGCCCACCACCCCCGCCATCAGCGCGACCAGGGTGAACCCGACGAGCAGCTTCGCGGTGATCCCGAGGTTCTCGTACCAGCGCATACGGTCTCCGTTGCGTCGCGCGCGAGGGCGAGCGGCGCGTTTGCGCCGGCCCCTCCGAGGGGCCGGCGTCCTGCGGTCGACTTCGCCTCACGCGGCGCGGGCCGCGTGCTCCTTCAACAGCGCCGCGACGTCCAGGATGGGCGCGACGCTCCCGTCGCCGAGGATGGTGGCGCCGGACAGCCCCTTCACGCTGCGGAACATCTGCCCCATCGACTTGATGACGGCCTGGAGCTGGCCGGCGACCTGGTCCACCGCCAGGCCGCAGCGCCCGGCCTCGGTCCGCACGATCGCGATCTGCTCGTGGTCCGGCCGCGCGCCGCGCACCTCGAACACCTCCCGGAGCCGCAGGTACGGGACGAGCTCGCCCCGCACCGGCGCGAGGTGCGCCCCGCGCGCCGCCTCCACCTCCGCGGCGGTGAGCCCGACGCACTCCTCCACCGCCGCGAGCGGCAGCACGTAGCTGCCCCCGCCCACCTCCACCAGCAGCCCCTCGATGATCGCGAGCGTGAGCGGCAGCTCGATGCGCAGCGCCGTGCCGGCCCCGGGCGCGCTCTCCAGGGCCACGGTCCCGCGCAGCGCCTCGACCGACCGCTTCACCACGTCCATGCCGACGCCGCGCCCGGAGACGCTGGTGACCGTCCGCGCGGTGGAGAATCCGGGCTGGAACACGAGGTTGAGCAGGTCCGCCTCGGCGAGGCGCGCGCCGGGCTGCAGCAGACCGCGGGCCTCGGCCCGCGCGCGCACCGCCGCCGGGTCGATGCCGGCGCCGTCGTCGCGGACCTCGACGACCACGCTGCCGCCCGCCTGGCGGGCCGAGAGCGAGATGGTCCCGCGCGGCGGCTTGCCGGCGGCGCGCCGGGCCTCGGGCGTCTCGATGCCGTGATCGCAGGCGTTCCGGATCACGTGCACGAGCGGGTCCGCGAGCCGCTCGATGACGGTCTTGTCGAGCTCCGTCTCGGCGCCCTCCGTCACCAGGTCGATCTCCTTCCCGAGGTCGGCCGCGAGGTCGCGCGCCACCCGCCGCAGGCGCCCGAACGCCGTTCCGATGGGCACCATGCGGAGGTCGAGCGCGGTGTCGCGCAGGTCGGCGGTGAGCCGCTCCAGGCCCTCGGACACCGCGCCCAGCTCCGCGTCCTCCGCCTGCGCGGCGAGCCGCGCAAGCCGGGACTGCGCGGTCACCAGCTCGCCCACCAGGTCCACCAGGTGGTCGAGCTTGGCCGCCGCGACCCGCACGCTGGAGGCCGCCTCGGGCGGCCGGGCCGGGCCGCCGGTGGAGCGCGCGATCTCCCCGGCCCCGGCCGCCAGGGCCGGGCTGGGCGCGGCAGGCGCGGCCTCCGCGCTGGGGAGCGCCTGGACGCGCAGCGTGCAGCGGTCCTCGACGAACGCGAAGACGTCGCGGATGGCGTCCTCGCCGCGGTCGGTGGTGAGGGTCACCTCCCAGGCCAGGTGGCACCGCTCCGGCGCGAGATCCTCCAGGCGCGGGATCCCGTCGGTCCGGGCCACCACCACGCATGGGCCGAGCGTCGACAGCTCGTCGAGCAGCCCCAGCGGATTGGTGCCGTTCTCGAACAGGTCCGGGTTGGGCTCGAAGGCGATGCGCCAGGTGCGCGGCCCGAGGGCCGCAGCCGCATCCCCGGCCGCGCCGCACCCGGCGTCGGCCTGCTCGCCGCCGGCGGGCGTCGGCGCCCCGGCCTCGGCGTCCGGCGCGAGGGCCCGGTAGGCCGCCACGAGCCGATCGCGCTCGCGCCCGTCCGCGCCGCCCTCGCCGTCCAGCATGCCGCGGACCAGATCCTTGCCCGCGAGCGCGAGCCCGATCAGCTCGCGGGTGACGGCGAGCCGCCCGCCGCGGACGTGCTCGAACACGGTCTCCAGCTCGTGGGTGAACGCCGCCACCTCGTCGAAGCCGAACATCGCGCCCGAGCCCTTGATCGTGTGCAGCGCGCGGAAGGCGCGCGACACGAGCTCGGCATCGTCCGGCGCCTGCTCCAGCTCGAGCAGGGTGGCCTCCAGCTCCGCCACCCGCTCGCCCGCCTCCTCGCGGTAGCTCGCTGCCAGCTGCTCCAGGGAGCGCATCGTGTCCTCCTCAGGCGCCCAGCAGGCGCGCGGCCACTGCGAGGAGCTGCTCGGGGGTGAACGGCTTCACGATCCACCCGGTGGCGCCGGCGGCCTTCCCCTCCAGCTTGCGCGCCTGCTCCGACTCGGTGGTCACCATCACCACCGGCGTGAGCCGGTGCGCGGGGTCGGTGCGCACCGCGCGGATGAGCCCGACGCCGTCGAGGTTGGGCATGTTGAGGTCGGTGAGCACGAGCTGCACCGGGCGCGCCGCCAGCTTCGCGAGCGCGTCCTGCCCGTCGACCGCCTCCAGCACCTCGTACCCCGCCCCCGTGAGCACGACCCGCTCGGCGAGCCGGACGCTCGCGGAGTCGTCCACGACGAGCACGCACCTAGCCATCTCGATCCTCCACGTCCAGCCAGCTTCCCTCGGGCGCGCGATCGAGCCCGGACCGCGCCACCGCGGCCGCGAGCGCCCCGCTGCGCGCCTCGAGCCCGAGCCGCACGCCGCGCGCGGCGGCGGTGCGCGCGGCGGCGCACAGCACCTGCAGCCCCGCCGCATCGGCCGACGCGACCGCCCCGGCGCCCAGCGCGAGATCCTCCCCGCGATCGAGCGCCTCGAGCAGCAGCGCCCGGAGCGCCTCCGCCCGCGCGATCGTCAGGTCCTCCGGCAGCTCGATCCGCATCCCGCTCCTCCCGCTCCTCAGAACAGCTCGACGTTCGCGCCCAGGTCGTGGGCCGCCGCCGGCGCCGCGACGCCCGCGACCGGCGTCGCCGCCTCGCCGGTCACCCGCGCGTGGACGTCGCGCTCCGACGACATGGTGTAGCGCTCCAGCGCGGCCCGCCCGCCTGCCCGCGCCGCGGGCGCGGCCGCGCCGGCCCCCTCCGCCGCGCGCGCGCCGGCGCTCGCGAGCTCGCGCTCGAGCGCGTCCAGCCCGCGCGAGATCTCGAGCTGCCGCTCCAGCCGCGCCGCGACCTCGTCCACCTCTCGCCGCAGCGCCGCGCTGTCCTCGCGCAGGCGCCGGGTGCCCTCGGCGAGCGCGAGGTGCTGCGCGCCCAGCCGCGCGACGAGCGCGCCCATCGCCTCCGTGAGCGCCTCGCCCTCGGACGCGGCCGCGGCCGCGCGGTCCACCTCGAGCGCCGCGGCGGCCGCGGTGATCGCGTCGAGCGACGCGGACACCTCGTCGGTGCGCCGCACCACCTCCGCCGCGACCACCTGGATCTCGCGCGCGAGCACGGCCAGCACGCGCCCGCCGACGCCCGCCCGCTCCGTCTCCACCAGCGCGTTCAGCGCGATGATCTTCACCGCGTGCCCGATGGCCCGGGTCGCGCGGACCTGCTCGGCGATCCCGCCCACC encodes:
- a CDS encoding chemotaxis protein CheW, which translates into the protein MDESASTRSQQYLTFTLDGEHYAVEIERVREVLEFTGVNKVPRTPDFLRGMINLRGDIVPVVDLRLKLGLSPTERTIDTCVVITEVTADGEPLVLGALADSVQEVIELDPAAIAPPPRMGARVDTAFIRGMGRREDQFLVILDIERVLAEDGLRALTEPLGAGVPPGAAPDGAGVERVGDAGLAG
- a CDS encoding methyl-accepting chemotaxis protein, with product MRWYENLGITAKLLVGFTLVALMAGVVGGVGYRQLNALNAADTFLYHKCTLSLKYLAEMVASYRGQKSELQDALGETNRSAREAPLAKLEAYEARFQDRMKRYPETFSTDADRKAFAELEGLHRAYSAARDRVAAHIRAGEDQRAQEVLRGELATAFEAERAALQAMLDSNDEVARQTSEANDALAERANRLMLVIALAAMLLAVGLGILVARTISRPIGAMVTAAERMAIGDLDVQLREDRKDEVGVLARAFAAMNHALGGITRAAQEVAGGNLQVRLEARSDKDELLRALSEMVHRLTEVVQGVKVAADGVAAGSEQLSAASEQTSQGATEQASSIEEISASMEEMGSNIRQNADNASQTEQLATKAAGVAAEGGEAVARTVEAMKQIAGKVSIIGEIARQTNLLALNAAIEAARAGEHGKGFAVVASEVRKLAERSQKAAGEISELSASSVSVAEKAGDLLGRIRPEAQKTSELVQEISAASREQDTGAAQISKAIQQLDQVIQQNAAGAEEMSSTAEELTAQAVKLQELIAFFRLADGAGRAAARAAPPARPAAPPALHAPKASKAPNAPARPAPRATPPAPKPAPKPARPAAAPSEAGVRIELAEAPEPEPGYQAY
- a CDS encoding chemotaxis protein CheA, whose translation is MRSLEQLAASYREEAGERVAELEATLLELEQAPDDAELVSRAFRALHTIKGSGAMFGFDEVAAFTHELETVFEHVRGGRLAVTRELIGLALAGKDLVRGMLDGEGGADGRERDRLVAAYRALAPDAEAGAPTPAGGEQADAGCGAAGDAAAALGPRTWRIAFEPNPDLFENGTNPLGLLDELSTLGPCVVVARTDGIPRLEDLAPERCHLAWEVTLTTDRGEDAIRDVFAFVEDRCTLRVQALPSAEAAPAAPSPALAAGAGEIARSTGGPARPPEAASSVRVAAAKLDHLVDLVGELVTAQSRLARLAAQAEDAELGAVSEGLERLTADLRDTALDLRMVPIGTAFGRLRRVARDLAADLGKEIDLVTEGAETELDKTVIERLADPLVHVIRNACDHGIETPEARRAAGKPPRGTISLSARQAGGSVVVEVRDDGAGIDPAAVRARAEARGLLQPGARLAEADLLNLVFQPGFSTARTVTSVSGRGVGMDVVKRSVEALRGTVALESAPGAGTALRIELPLTLAIIEGLLVEVGGGSYVLPLAAVEECVGLTAAEVEAARGAHLAPVRGELVPYLRLREVFEVRGARPDHEQIAIVRTEAGRCGLAVDQVAGQLQAVIKSMGQMFRSVKGLSGATILGDGSVAPILDVAALLKEHAARAA
- a CDS encoding response regulator yields the protein MARCVLVVDDSASVRLAERVVLTGAGYEVLEAVDGQDALAKLAARPVQLVLTDLNMPNLDGVGLIRAVRTDPAHRLTPVVMVTTESEQARKLEGKAAGATGWIVKPFTPEQLLAVAARLLGA
- a CDS encoding STAS domain-containing protein — its product is MRIELPEDLTIARAEALRALLLEALDRGEDLALGAGAVASADAAGLQVLCAAARTAAARGVRLGLEARSGALAAAVARSGLDRAPEGSWLDVEDRDG